In the Haloferula helveola genome, one interval contains:
- the ppdK gene encoding pyruvate, phosphate dikinase, with product MATRKKTAKKAATKAAAKAPKYVYTWGNGKADGNGKMKALLGGKGANLAEMTRIGLPVPAGFTITTEVCTYYYDHKKTYPKVLRAQMEAGVANMEKIMGYKFGDSEGFPLLVAVRSGARDSMPGMMDTVLNLGLNDATVAALAKATDNERFAWDCYRRFIQMYGDVVLGVQKRPNEDHEPFEHAIESYKHKVYGKDIVDSDLTAEDNKNLVDLFKKLVKTRTGHGFPEDPWEQLEGAAGAVFSSWMNDRAIVYRRKYGIPAEWGTAVNVQAMVFGNTGTNSGSGVAFTRNPANGENELYGEFLVNAQGEDVVAGVRTPDPVSGMAQALPKAYKELLKVRQILEKHFRDVQDVEFTIQDGKLFMLQTRNGKRTAAAALKFAADMVKEKLIDWKTAVLRNPADQLDQLLAPVFDAAEVKKAKVVASGLPAGPGAASGKIYLNADRAEAAANKGEKVLLVRVETSPEDLRGMIAAEGILTSRGGVSSHAALVARQMGKVCICGAGGVEIDYDKKTVKAGGKTFKEGDYLSIDGTAGTVYGGELATEPSEIITGLIQGKKASQKTEKFKNFVQLMEWCAQATKLGVRTNADTPEQVKTAVAFGAQGIGLTRTEHMFFEGDRIDAMREMILADNEPARRKALKKLLPHQRKDFFGIFKALDGKPGTIRLLDPPLHEFLPHTKEQQMDLARKLGVKVETIMQRVHDLHEFNPMLGHRGCRLAISYPEIAEMQAQAIFEAAAQCVKKGIEVEPEVMVPLVGYARELELQVEIIHRVAKEVMKAKGVKFKYLVGTMIEVPRGAVTADEIAKHAQFFSFGTNDLTQTALGVSRDDMGSFLTSYTENDIYPKNPFASLDTTGVGQLMEIAVEKGRSTRRSIKLGICGEHGGDPDSVNFCHKLGLAYVSCSPYRVPVARLAAAQAAINSGSVPRAKKATKKKTARKAAKK from the coding sequence ATGGCTACACGCAAAAAGACCGCGAAGAAGGCGGCGACCAAGGCTGCCGCGAAGGCACCGAAGTACGTTTACACCTGGGGCAACGGCAAGGCCGACGGCAACGGGAAGATGAAGGCCCTGCTCGGCGGCAAGGGAGCCAACCTCGCCGAGATGACCCGCATCGGTCTCCCGGTCCCGGCCGGCTTCACGATCACCACCGAGGTCTGCACCTACTACTACGACCACAAGAAGACCTATCCGAAGGTCCTCCGCGCCCAGATGGAAGCCGGTGTGGCGAACATGGAGAAGATCATGGGTTACAAGTTCGGCGACTCCGAGGGCTTCCCGCTCCTCGTCGCAGTCCGCTCCGGCGCCCGTGACTCGATGCCGGGCATGATGGACACCGTCCTCAACCTCGGCCTCAACGACGCCACCGTCGCCGCCCTCGCCAAGGCCACCGACAACGAGCGTTTCGCCTGGGACTGCTACCGCCGTTTCATCCAGATGTATGGCGACGTCGTGCTCGGCGTTCAGAAGCGTCCGAACGAGGACCACGAGCCGTTCGAACACGCGATCGAGTCGTACAAGCACAAGGTTTACGGCAAGGACATCGTCGACTCCGACCTCACCGCCGAGGACAACAAGAATCTCGTCGACCTCTTCAAGAAGCTGGTCAAGACCCGCACCGGCCACGGCTTCCCGGAAGATCCGTGGGAGCAGCTCGAAGGAGCCGCCGGCGCCGTCTTCAGCTCGTGGATGAACGACCGCGCGATCGTTTACCGCCGCAAGTACGGCATCCCCGCCGAGTGGGGCACCGCCGTCAACGTGCAGGCGATGGTCTTCGGCAACACCGGCACCAACTCCGGTTCCGGCGTGGCCTTCACCCGTAACCCCGCCAACGGTGAGAACGAGCTCTACGGTGAGTTCCTCGTCAACGCGCAGGGTGAGGACGTGGTCGCAGGTGTCCGCACTCCCGACCCCGTCTCGGGCATGGCCCAAGCTCTGCCGAAGGCCTACAAGGAACTCCTCAAGGTCCGCCAGATCCTCGAAAAGCACTTCAGGGACGTCCAGGACGTCGAGTTCACCATCCAGGACGGCAAGCTGTTCATGCTTCAGACCCGGAACGGCAAGCGCACCGCCGCCGCCGCGCTGAAGTTCGCCGCCGACATGGTGAAAGAGAAGCTCATCGACTGGAAGACCGCGGTGCTCCGCAACCCGGCCGACCAGCTCGACCAGCTCCTCGCCCCAGTCTTCGACGCCGCCGAGGTGAAGAAGGCCAAGGTGGTCGCCAGCGGTCTCCCGGCCGGCCCCGGTGCCGCTTCCGGCAAGATCTATCTCAACGCCGACCGCGCCGAAGCCGCCGCCAACAAGGGCGAGAAGGTTCTCCTCGTCCGCGTCGAGACCTCCCCGGAAGACCTTCGCGGCATGATCGCCGCCGAGGGCATCCTGACCTCGCGCGGTGGTGTTTCCTCGCACGCCGCTCTCGTCGCCCGCCAGATGGGCAAGGTCTGCATCTGCGGCGCCGGTGGCGTCGAGATCGACTACGACAAGAAGACGGTCAAGGCCGGTGGAAAGACCTTCAAGGAAGGTGACTACCTGTCCATCGACGGCACCGCCGGCACCGTTTATGGCGGTGAGCTCGCAACCGAGCCGTCCGAGATCATCACCGGTCTCATCCAAGGCAAGAAGGCCTCGCAGAAGACCGAGAAGTTCAAGAACTTCGTCCAGCTCATGGAATGGTGCGCGCAAGCCACCAAGCTGGGTGTCCGCACCAACGCCGACACTCCGGAGCAGGTCAAGACCGCGGTCGCCTTCGGCGCCCAGGGCATCGGCCTCACCCGGACCGAGCACATGTTCTTCGAAGGTGACCGGATCGACGCCATGCGCGAGATGATCCTCGCCGACAACGAGCCGGCCCGCCGCAAGGCGCTCAAGAAGCTCCTGCCGCACCAGCGCAAGGACTTCTTTGGCATCTTCAAGGCCCTCGACGGCAAGCCGGGAACCATCCGCCTGCTCGACCCGCCGCTCCACGAATTCCTGCCCCACACCAAGGAGCAGCAGATGGACCTCGCCCGCAAGCTGGGCGTGAAGGTGGAGACCATCATGCAGCGCGTGCACGACCTGCACGAGTTCAACCCGATGCTCGGCCACCGCGGCTGCCGCCTCGCGATCTCCTACCCGGAAATCGCCGAGATGCAGGCGCAGGCGATCTTCGAAGCCGCCGCCCAGTGCGTGAAGAAGGGTATCGAAGTGGAACCGGAAGTGATGGTCCCGCTCGTCGGCTACGCCCGTGAGCTCGAGCTTCAGGTGGAAATCATCCACCGCGTCGCCAAGGAAGTGATGAAGGCCAAGGGCGTGAAGTTCAAATACCTCGTCGGCACCATGATCGAAGTCCCCCGTGGCGCCGTCACGGCCGATGAGATCGCCAAGCACGCGCAGTTCTTCTCCTTCGGCACGAACGACCTCACCCAGACCGCGCTCGGCGTCAGCCGTGACGACATGGGCTCGTTCCTGACCAGCTACACGGAGAACGACATCTATCCGAAGAATCCGTTCGCTTCGCTCGACACCACCGGCGTCGGCCAGCTCATGGAGATCGCCGTCGAGAAGGGCCGCAGCACCCGCCGCAGCATCAAGCTCGGCATCTGCGGCGAGCACGGCGGTGATCCGGATTCGGTGAACTTCTGCCACAAGCTCGGACTCGCCTACGTCTCCTGCTCGCCCTACCGCGTGCCGGTCGCCCGCCTCGCCGCCGCCCAGGCCGCGATCAACAGCGGATCCGTCCCGCGCGCCAAGAAGGCGACGAAGAAGAAGACCGCCCGCAAGGCCGCGAAGAAGTAA
- a CDS encoding sigma-70 family RNA polymerase sigma factor, with the protein MQNDEFAREITGSQQRLFGYIFSLLGDEAASWDVLQETNLVLWRKQADFRAGSNFGAWASTVARFQVLAYLRDRSRDKTSVLTAEVLEALAAEAELADGQFDGRRDALRDCLAHLNGSERSLIRRFYHERHSTQSIAEESGGNPNSVKQALFRVRRKLAHCIDQRLAT; encoded by the coding sequence ATGCAAAACGACGAGTTCGCGCGTGAGATCACCGGAAGCCAGCAACGGCTCTTCGGCTACATCTTCTCGCTGCTCGGTGACGAGGCCGCCTCATGGGACGTGCTGCAGGAGACGAACCTCGTTCTCTGGCGGAAGCAAGCCGACTTCCGCGCCGGAAGCAACTTCGGCGCGTGGGCTTCCACGGTGGCCCGTTTTCAGGTCCTCGCGTATCTACGCGACCGGTCACGAGACAAGACCAGCGTGCTGACGGCCGAGGTTTTGGAAGCCCTTGCCGCCGAAGCTGAACTCGCAGACGGCCAGTTCGATGGCCGTCGCGACGCCCTGCGAGATTGCCTCGCCCACCTGAATGGTTCGGAACGTTCGTTGATCCGGCGCTTCTACCATGAGCGTCATTCCACCCAGTCCATCGCCGAGGAAAGCGGAGGCAATCCGAATTCGGTGAAACAAGCGCTCTTCCGCGTCCGAAGAAAGCTGGCACACTGCATCGACCAACGGCTGGCGACATGA
- a CDS encoding LamG-like jellyroll fold domain-containing protein, which yields MKSFPTPEHRRRWIENLLLDLREGRAGDEDVSNLRELLLDDPDARRDYIRANQLDCLLQSVPAVQQRQKRRWILPTAALGAAAVLTVALVVGNRTGDRHSPDTANADPASVSFEIGESFNAVADGSELADAGELGPGEHSLQSGLVELKPAPGITLVIEAPSRFSISHTGGLKLHQGRVWFESTANAGPLRLTVADTRFRGFPATQFGVSADGDAVVAHVLDGKTSFAINEAAEQALKGGFRLRAGIVELADEKDFDAYAATAEIARRRWEVHFKRMVSHPDLAFYLPFTDYRSQGKVLPNEAINGPELPKSVVYGASRVSGRIEGKGCLLFDRPNDAVEARLDEPFESRGFTIALWLNASHFSNRINSLVTSIGWEHGDIHLQVTEERRVALGIHEAAAFQSPRGTVSSGRWQFIAATYDPASGKAALFVDGRSITLSLRDNGIPRRGATPNFGDFQIGSWSEMTRASYETPPGTSLADGSTRPTISRLSQRRRFEGRIDEVLVFRRVLNSDELARIYEESKP from the coding sequence ATGAAGAGCTTTCCCACTCCCGAACACCGGCGTCGCTGGATAGAGAACCTGCTTCTCGATCTGAGGGAGGGCCGCGCCGGGGACGAGGATGTCTCGAACTTGCGCGAGTTGCTGCTGGACGACCCCGATGCCCGCCGGGACTACATCCGAGCCAACCAACTCGACTGCCTACTTCAGAGCGTGCCGGCCGTGCAACAGCGCCAAAAACGGCGTTGGATCCTTCCCACCGCCGCTCTCGGCGCCGCCGCGGTTCTGACGGTCGCCTTGGTCGTCGGAAACCGAACGGGGGACCGGCATTCACCGGACACCGCCAATGCCGACCCCGCTTCCGTGAGCTTTGAGATCGGAGAAAGCTTCAACGCGGTCGCCGACGGCAGCGAGCTCGCCGACGCTGGCGAACTCGGTCCCGGGGAGCACTCTCTCCAATCCGGACTGGTGGAGTTGAAACCTGCGCCCGGAATCACCCTCGTGATCGAGGCTCCTTCCCGGTTTTCCATTTCCCATACAGGGGGACTCAAGCTGCACCAGGGACGCGTCTGGTTCGAGTCCACAGCCAATGCCGGACCGCTCCGGCTCACGGTTGCCGACACCCGCTTCCGCGGCTTCCCGGCTACCCAATTCGGTGTCTCGGCTGACGGAGACGCCGTAGTCGCCCATGTTCTCGACGGCAAAACTTCCTTCGCCATCAACGAGGCTGCCGAGCAGGCCTTGAAGGGTGGCTTCAGACTGCGTGCCGGTATCGTCGAACTTGCCGACGAGAAGGATTTCGACGCCTATGCCGCGACTGCCGAAATCGCACGCCGTCGCTGGGAAGTGCATTTCAAGAGGATGGTCTCGCACCCCGACCTCGCGTTCTACCTTCCGTTCACCGATTACCGATCGCAGGGCAAAGTCCTCCCCAACGAAGCGATCAACGGCCCGGAGCTTCCCAAGTCGGTCGTCTACGGGGCAAGCCGGGTCAGCGGCCGTATCGAAGGCAAGGGTTGCCTGCTTTTCGATCGGCCGAATGACGCCGTCGAGGCCCGCCTCGATGAGCCTTTCGAAAGCCGCGGCTTCACGATCGCTCTGTGGCTGAATGCCTCCCACTTTTCCAATCGGATCAATTCCCTCGTCACATCGATCGGTTGGGAGCACGGGGACATCCACCTACAAGTTACCGAAGAACGCCGTGTGGCATTGGGCATTCACGAAGCGGCAGCATTTCAATCGCCTCGCGGGACCGTCTCCTCCGGACGCTGGCAGTTCATCGCAGCGACCTACGATCCGGCTTCCGGAAAAGCCGCGCTTTTCGTCGACGGAAGAAGCATCACCCTAAGTCTCCGTGATAACGGTATCCCGCGCCGGGGCGCGACGCCAAACTTCGGCGACTTCCAGATCGGCTCGTGGAGCGAAATGACCCGGGCCAGTTACGAGACCCCTCCGGGCACAAGTCTTGCAGACGGAAGCACTCGCCCAACGATATCCCGTCTTTCCCAGCGGCGCCGCTTCGAAGGCAGAATTGACGAAGTCCTAGTCTTCCGTCGCGTGCTGAATTCCGACGAACTCGCCCGCATCTACGAGGAGAGCAAACCCTGA